In the Streptomyces sp. cg36 genome, one interval contains:
- a CDS encoding HAD family hydrolase produces the protein MGKRTTHLVWDWNGTLLDDIGAVIEATNAAFVELGLETITLERYRELYCVPIPRFYERLMGRLPTEQEWLVMDAAFHKHYWQRADACALTEGAAELLAARRAAGLSQSLLSMAPHEHLVPIVRRHGITEHFLRVDGRTGPSHGSKAEHMVRHLTLLREAGEGISADRIVVIGDAVDDAVAAAHVGARAVLFTGGSHSRASLAVAGVPVVDTLAEAVETAERLAG, from the coding sequence ATGGGGAAGCGCACGACGCATCTGGTCTGGGACTGGAACGGCACACTGCTCGACGACATCGGCGCGGTCATCGAGGCGACCAACGCCGCCTTCGTGGAGCTCGGCCTTGAGACGATCACGCTGGAGCGGTACCGGGAGCTGTACTGCGTGCCGATACCCCGGTTCTACGAGCGGCTGATGGGGCGGCTGCCGACCGAGCAGGAGTGGCTCGTCATGGACGCGGCGTTCCACAAGCACTACTGGCAGCGGGCGGACGCCTGCGCGCTCACCGAGGGCGCGGCCGAGCTGCTCGCGGCCCGGCGGGCGGCCGGGCTGAGCCAGTCCCTGCTGTCCATGGCGCCGCACGAGCACTTGGTGCCGATCGTGCGGCGGCACGGCATCACCGAGCACTTCCTGCGCGTCGACGGACGCACCGGCCCCTCGCACGGCAGCAAGGCCGAGCACATGGTGCGCCATCTGACGCTGCTGCGCGAGGCGGGCGAGGGGATATCCGCCGACCGGATCGTGGTCATCGGGGACGCGGTGGACGACGCCGTGGCGGCGGCGCACGTGGGGGCCCGGGCGGTGCTGTTCACCGGCGGCTCGCACAGCCGCGCGAGCCTCGCGGTGGCGGGGGTGCCGGTGGTGGACACCCTGGCGGAGGCGGTCGAGACGGCGGAGCGGCTGGCGGGCTGA
- a CDS encoding DJ-1/PfpI family protein has protein sequence MAAKILIVTGDAAESLEVLYPYQRLREEGYDVHIAAPARKNLRFVVHDFEPGFDTYTEKPGYTWPADLAFSEVDPGQYAALVIPGGRAPEYLRNDPELRKLLKAFFDTDKPVAQICHGPLLTAAIGGLSGRRVTAYPALELDMQAAGATFHDAEAVVDGTLVSARAWPDHSAWMREFLTVLRAKAPVT, from the coding sequence ATGGCAGCCAAGATCCTGATCGTGACCGGCGACGCGGCGGAGTCGCTGGAGGTCCTCTACCCCTACCAGCGGCTGCGCGAGGAGGGCTACGACGTCCACATCGCCGCCCCCGCCCGCAAGAACCTGCGGTTCGTCGTCCACGACTTCGAGCCGGGCTTCGACACCTACACCGAGAAGCCGGGCTACACCTGGCCGGCCGACCTGGCCTTCTCCGAAGTCGATCCGGGCCAGTACGCCGCACTGGTGATTCCGGGCGGCCGGGCGCCCGAATACCTCCGCAACGACCCGGAGCTGCGCAAGCTGCTCAAGGCGTTCTTCGACACGGACAAGCCGGTCGCCCAGATCTGCCACGGCCCCCTCCTCACCGCGGCGATCGGCGGCCTCAGTGGCCGCCGGGTCACCGCGTACCCCGCACTGGAACTGGACATGCAGGCCGCCGGGGCGACCTTCCACGACGCGGAGGCGGTCGTCGACGGCACCCTGGTCTCGGCCCGCGCCTGGCCCGACCACTCCGCCTGGATGCGCGAATTCCTCACGGTGCTGCGAGCGAAGGCCCCGGTGACCTGA
- a CDS encoding NAD-glutamate dehydrogenase, with product MQTKLDEAKAELLARAARVAENSPVGGPGGLGGIPQDRAATTGSAGEEGPDQGVVLGYLQRYYLHTAPEDLADRDPVDVFGAALSHYRLAENRPQGTANVRVHTPTVEENGWTCSHSVVEVVTDDMPFLVDSVTNELSRQARGIHVVIHPQVVVRRDVTGRLIEVLDTPAQGGGLPHDALVESWIHVEIDRETDRADLKQITADLLRVLSDVREAVEDWEKMREAALRIADELPKEPKAGDLRDEEVDEARELLRWLSDDHFTFLGFREYELREDDSLAAVPGTGLGILRSDPQHAGDDSHPVSPSFERLPADARAKAREHKLLVLTKANSRATVHRPSYLDYVGVKKFDADGNVVGERRFLGLFSSAAYTESVRRVPVVRRKVAEVLRGAGFSPNSHDGRDLLQILETYPRDELFQTPADQLRSIVTSVLYLQERRRLRLYLRQDEYGRYYSALIYLPRDRYTTGVRLRLIDILKEELGGTSVDFTAWNTESILSRLHFVVRVPAGTELPDLTDADSERIEARLVEAARSWADGFSDALNAECGEERAAELLRRYGHAFPEGYKADHSPRAAVADLVHLEQLTHGRRDFALSLYEPVGAAPGERRFKIYRIGEQVSLSAVLPVLQRLGVEVTDERPYELRCADRTHAWIYDFGLRLPKKINGNGDYLADDARERFQEAFAATWTGSAENDGFNSLVLRAGLDWRQAMVLRAYAKYLRQAGSTFSQDYMEDTLRDNVHTTRLLISLFEARMSPGRQSAGTELIDGLLEELDGALDQVASLDEDRILRSFLTVIKATLRTNYFQKNAEGNPHAYVSMKFDPQAIPDLPAPRPAFEIWVYSPRVEGVHLRFGKVARGGLRWSDRREDFRTEILGLVKAQMVKNTVIVPVGAKGGFVAKQLPDPSVDRDAWLAEGIASYKTFISALLDITDNLVAGEVVPPSDVVRHDEDDTYLVVAADKGTATFSDIANDVAISYDFWLGDAFASGGSAGYDHKGMGITARGAWESVKRHFRELGHDSQSQDFTVVGVGDMSGDVFGNGMLLSEHIRLVAAFDHRHIFIDPSPDAAVSYAERCRLFDLPRSSWADYDKELLSAGGGIHPRTAKSIPVNAQMRAALGIEAGVAKLTPAELMQAILKAPVDLLWNGGIGTYVKSSAESHGDVGDKANDAIRVNGEDLRVKVVGEGGNLGLTQLGRIEFDRNGGKVNTDAIDNSAGVDTSDHEVNIKILLNGLVTDGDMTVKQRNKILAQMTDEVGHLVLRNNYAQNVALANAVAQSPSLLHAHQRFMRRLGRDGHLDRGLEFLPSDRQIRELLGNGRGLSQPELAVLLAYTKITVADELVHTDLPDDPYLQKLLHAYFPKQLREKFAEAIDGHALRREIVTTVLVNDTVNTGGSTFLHRLREETGASMEEIVRAQTAARAIFGLSAVWDAVEALDNKVDADVQTRIRLHSRRLVERGTRWLLNNRPQPLQIAETITDFSEGVEKVWGELAKLLKGADLEWYQSILDELTAAGVPDALARRVAGFSSAFPALDVVAISGRTGKDPLAVAEVYYDLADRLRITQLMDRIIELPRADRWQSMARASIREDLYAAHAGLTQDVLSVGNGKSSPEQRFKAWEETNAAILGRARTTLEEIQGSDAFDLANLSVAMRTMRTLLRTRS from the coding sequence ATGCAGACCAAGCTGGACGAAGCCAAGGCCGAGCTGCTCGCACGGGCGGCCCGGGTAGCTGAGAACAGCCCGGTGGGGGGGCCCGGCGGTCTGGGGGGCATCCCCCAGGACCGGGCAGCGACTACCGGGTCCGCCGGGGAGGAGGGCCCTGACCAGGGCGTCGTCCTCGGGTACCTCCAGCGCTACTACCTGCACACCGCCCCGGAGGACCTCGCCGACCGCGACCCGGTCGACGTCTTCGGTGCCGCGCTTTCGCACTACAGGCTGGCCGAGAACCGCCCCCAGGGCACCGCGAACGTCCGGGTGCACACCCCGACGGTCGAGGAGAACGGCTGGACCTGCAGCCACTCGGTGGTCGAGGTCGTCACCGACGACATGCCCTTCCTCGTGGACTCCGTCACCAACGAGCTCTCCCGCCAGGCCCGGGGCATCCACGTCGTGATCCACCCGCAGGTCGTGGTCCGCCGCGACGTGACGGGCCGGCTCATCGAGGTCCTGGACACCCCGGCGCAGGGCGGCGGCCTGCCGCACGACGCGCTGGTCGAGTCCTGGATCCACGTCGAGATCGACCGCGAGACCGACCGCGCCGACCTGAAGCAGATCACCGCCGACCTGCTGCGGGTGCTGTCCGACGTACGGGAAGCCGTCGAGGACTGGGAGAAGATGCGCGAGGCCGCGCTGCGCATCGCCGACGAGCTCCCCAAGGAGCCGAAGGCGGGCGACCTGCGCGACGAGGAGGTGGACGAGGCCCGGGAGCTGCTGCGCTGGCTCTCCGACGACCACTTCACCTTCCTGGGCTTCCGCGAGTACGAGCTGCGCGAGGACGACTCGCTGGCGGCCGTGCCCGGCACGGGCCTGGGCATCCTGCGCTCCGACCCGCAGCACGCGGGCGACGACAGCCACCCGGTCAGCCCGTCCTTCGAGCGGCTGCCCGCCGACGCGCGCGCCAAGGCCCGCGAGCACAAGCTCCTGGTGCTCACCAAGGCCAACAGCCGGGCCACCGTGCACCGGCCCTCCTACCTCGACTACGTCGGGGTGAAGAAGTTCGACGCGGACGGCAACGTCGTCGGCGAGCGCCGCTTCCTCGGCCTGTTCTCCTCGGCCGCGTACACCGAGTCGGTGCGCCGGGTGCCGGTGGTGCGCCGCAAGGTCGCCGAGGTGCTGCGCGGCGCCGGGTTCTCGCCCAACAGCCACGACGGCCGCGACCTGCTCCAGATCCTGGAGACCTACCCGCGCGACGAGCTGTTCCAGACCCCGGCCGACCAGCTGCGCTCCATCGTCACCTCCGTGCTCTACCTCCAGGAGCGGCGCCGTCTGCGCCTCTACCTGCGCCAGGACGAGTACGGGCGCTACTACTCGGCGCTGATCTACCTCCCGCGCGACCGCTACACCACGGGCGTGCGGCTGCGGCTCATCGACATCCTGAAGGAGGAGCTCGGCGGCACCAGCGTCGACTTCACCGCCTGGAACACCGAGTCGATCCTGTCCCGGCTCCACTTCGTGGTGCGGGTGCCCGCCGGCACCGAGCTGCCCGACCTCACCGACGCCGACTCCGAGCGCATCGAGGCCCGGCTGGTGGAGGCCGCCCGCTCCTGGGCCGACGGCTTCTCCGACGCGCTGAACGCGGAGTGCGGCGAGGAGCGCGCCGCCGAGCTGCTGCGCCGCTACGGCCACGCCTTCCCCGAGGGCTACAAGGCCGACCACTCGCCGCGCGCCGCGGTGGCCGACCTGGTCCACCTGGAGCAGCTCACCCACGGCCGCCGCGACTTCGCGCTCTCGCTGTACGAGCCGGTGGGCGCGGCCCCCGGCGAGCGCCGCTTCAAGATCTACCGGATCGGCGAGCAGGTCTCGCTCTCCGCCGTGCTGCCGGTCCTGCAGCGGCTCGGCGTCGAGGTCACCGACGAGCGCCCGTACGAGCTGCGCTGCGCCGACCGTACGCACGCGTGGATCTACGACTTCGGTCTGCGGCTGCCCAAGAAGATCAACGGCAACGGCGACTACCTGGCGGACGACGCCCGCGAGCGGTTCCAGGAGGCGTTCGCCGCGACCTGGACCGGCTCCGCCGAGAACGACGGGTTCAACTCGCTGGTGCTGCGCGCCGGGCTCGACTGGCGCCAGGCGATGGTGCTGCGCGCCTACGCCAAGTACCTGCGCCAGGCCGGTTCGACGTTCAGCCAGGACTACATGGAGGACACCCTCCGGGACAACGTCCACACCACCCGGCTGCTGATCTCGCTCTTCGAGGCGCGGATGTCACCGGGCCGCCAGAGCGCGGGCACCGAGCTGATCGACGGTCTGCTCGAAGAGCTGGACGGCGCGCTCGACCAGGTCGCCTCGCTCGACGAGGACCGCATCCTGCGTTCCTTCCTCACCGTCATCAAGGCGACGCTGCGGACGAACTACTTCCAGAAGAACGCGGAGGGCAACCCCCACGCGTACGTCTCGATGAAGTTCGACCCGCAGGCGATCCCGGACCTGCCGGCGCCCCGCCCGGCGTTCGAGATCTGGGTGTACTCGCCGCGCGTCGAGGGCGTGCACCTGCGCTTCGGCAAGGTCGCGCGCGGTGGTCTGCGCTGGTCCGACCGGCGCGAGGACTTCCGTACGGAGATCCTGGGCCTGGTCAAGGCGCAGATGGTGAAGAACACCGTCATCGTGCCGGTGGGCGCCAAGGGCGGCTTCGTCGCCAAGCAGCTCCCGGACCCGTCGGTGGACCGCGACGCGTGGCTGGCCGAGGGCATCGCCTCGTACAAGACGTTCATCTCGGCGCTGCTCGACATCACCGACAACCTGGTGGCGGGCGAGGTCGTGCCGCCCTCCGACGTGGTGCGCCACGACGAGGACGACACCTATCTGGTGGTCGCGGCGGACAAGGGCACCGCGACCTTCTCCGACATCGCCAACGACGTGGCGATCAGCTACGACTTCTGGCTCGGCGACGCCTTCGCCTCCGGCGGCTCCGCCGGGTACGACCACAAGGGCATGGGCATCACCGCGCGCGGTGCCTGGGAGTCGGTCAAGCGCCACTTCCGCGAGCTCGGCCACGACAGCCAGTCGCAGGACTTCACGGTCGTGGGCGTCGGCGACATGTCCGGTGACGTGTTCGGCAACGGCATGCTGCTCTCCGAGCACATCCGGCTGGTGGCCGCGTTCGACCACCGCCACATCTTCATCGACCCGAGCCCGGACGCGGCCGTCTCCTACGCCGAGCGCTGCCGGCTGTTCGACCTGCCGCGCAGCTCCTGGGCGGACTACGACAAGGAGCTGCTGTCCGCGGGCGGCGGCATCCACCCGCGCACGGCGAAGTCGATCCCGGTCAACGCGCAGATGCGCGCGGCCCTCGGCATCGAGGCGGGCGTCGCCAAGCTGACCCCGGCCGAGCTGATGCAGGCGATCCTCAAGGCCCCGGTGGACCTGCTGTGGAACGGCGGCATCGGTACGTATGTGAAGTCCAGCGCCGAGTCCCACGGCGACGTGGGCGACAAGGCCAACGACGCGATCCGCGTCAACGGCGAGGACCTGCGGGTCAAGGTCGTCGGCGAGGGCGGCAACCTGGGTCTGACCCAGCTCGGCCGGATCGAGTTCGACCGCAACGGCGGCAAGGTCAACACCGACGCGATCGACAACAGCGCGGGCGTGGACACCTCCGACCACGAGGTCAACATCAAGATCCTGCTCAACGGTCTGGTCACGGACGGCGACATGACCGTCAAGCAGCGCAACAAGATCCTCGCGCAGATGACCGACGAGGTCGGCCACCTGGTGCTGCGCAACAACTACGCGCAGAACGTGGCCCTGGCCAACGCGGTCGCCCAGTCGCCCTCGCTGCTCCACGCCCACCAGCGCTTCATGCGCCGCCTGGGCCGGGACGGCCATCTGGACCGGGGCCTGGAGTTCCTGCCCAGCGACCGGCAGATCCGCGAGCTGCTGGGCAACGGGCGCGGGCTCAGCCAGCCCGAGCTCGCCGTGCTGCTCGCCTACACCAAGATCACGGTGGCCGACGAGCTGGTCCACACGGACCTGCCGGACGACCCGTACCTGCAGAAGCTGCTCCACGCGTACTTCCCGAAGCAGCTGCGCGAGAAGTTCGCGGAGGCGATCGACGGGCACGCGCTGCGCCGGGAGATCGTCACCACGGTCCTGGTCAACGACACCGTCAACACCGGTGGTTCGACCTTCCTGCACCGGCTGCGGGAGGAGACCGGCGCGTCCATGGAGGAGATCGTCAGGGCGCAGACCGCGGCCCGCGCGATCTTCGGGCTGAGCGCGGTGTGGGACGCGGTGGAGGCGCTCGACAACAAGGTCGACGCCGACGTCCAGACCCGCATCCGGCTGCACTCGCGCCGGCTGGTCGAGCGCGGCACCCGCTGGCTGCTCAACAACCGGCCGCAGCCGCTCCAGATCGCCGAGACGATCACGGACTTCAGCGAGGGCGTCGAGAAGGTCTGGGGCGAGCTGGCGAAGCTGCTCAAGGGCGCTGACCTGGAGTGGTACCAGTCGATCCTGGACGAGCTGACCGCGGCCGGGGTGCCCGACGCGCTGGCCCGCCGGGTCGCCGGGTTCTCCTCCGCCTTCCCGGCGCTGGACGTGGTCGCGATCTCGGGCCGCACCGGCAAGGACCCGCTGGCGGTCGCCGAGGTGTACTACGACCTCGCCGACCGGCTGCGGATCACCCAGCTGATGGACCGGATCATCGAGCTGCCGCGGGCCGACCGCTGGCAGTCCATGGCCCGCGCCTCCATCCGCGAGGACCTGTACGCGGCGCACGCGGGGCTCACCCAGGACGTGCTCTCGGTCGGCAACGGCAAGTCGTCGCCCGAGCAGCGCTTCAAGGCGTGGGAGGAGACGAACGCGGCGATCCTCGGCCGGGCGCGCACCACCCTGGAGGAGATCCAGGGCTCGGACGCCTTCGACCTGGCGAACCTGTCGGTCGCCATGCGCACGATGCGGACGCTGCTGCGCACGCGTAGCTAG
- a CDS encoding glycosyltransferase 87 family protein, whose protein sequence is MTTQQLRIPAPSAAPDPGASVRRTRNAALAGAWLATRALMLFLLVDDSIGVGGVTGEVYVLYRQWYDQLITGHFPYGDATWQYPPGAGLVILAPALLPFLTFFQAFVALTLAADALVALALVRAGARAGGSAAGAWLWVGGLPLLLHLPYGRYDVLVTASAVAALLCLRRGPRLGGALAGLGALVKVWPALTLLGTPRGRSTRAAWTAALGSALALLGVLALGFTHTLDFLRQQGSRGVQIESLGGTALQLAHLLADWPGRVVYRYGAMEFTGPYVSSVAALALALTGAAFCWLLVWRVRARRWTAATPADAALCAVLLFTVTSRVISPQYLIWLLGLAAVCLTSRHTCQRPVALLLLPTAALSALVFPTLYDQVMAGTAAGTALMVVRNSLLLTAALLSGRRLWTATAAGPVRRAGRENA, encoded by the coding sequence ATGACGACCCAGCAGCTGCGCATCCCCGCCCCGTCCGCCGCCCCCGACCCGGGCGCCTCCGTCCGCCGCACCCGCAACGCCGCCCTCGCCGGGGCCTGGCTCGCCACGCGCGCGCTGATGCTGTTCCTCCTCGTCGACGACTCGATCGGCGTCGGCGGGGTGACCGGCGAGGTGTACGTCCTGTACCGCCAGTGGTACGACCAGCTGATCACGGGCCACTTCCCGTACGGCGACGCCACCTGGCAGTACCCGCCGGGCGCGGGCCTGGTCATCCTCGCCCCCGCCCTGCTGCCCTTCCTCACCTTCTTCCAGGCGTTCGTCGCCCTCACCCTGGCCGCCGACGCGCTCGTCGCCCTCGCCCTGGTACGGGCCGGCGCACGGGCGGGCGGCAGCGCGGCCGGGGCCTGGCTCTGGGTCGGCGGACTGCCCCTGCTGCTGCACCTGCCGTACGGCCGCTACGACGTGCTGGTCACCGCGAGTGCCGTGGCCGCCCTGCTCTGCCTGCGGCGCGGGCCCCGGCTCGGCGGCGCGCTCGCCGGGCTCGGCGCCCTGGTGAAGGTGTGGCCCGCGCTGACCCTGCTCGGCACCCCGCGCGGGCGCTCCACCCGCGCCGCCTGGACGGCCGCGCTCGGCTCGGCGCTCGCCCTGCTCGGCGTACTGGCGCTCGGCTTCACCCACACCCTGGACTTCCTGCGCCAGCAGGGCAGCCGGGGCGTCCAGATCGAATCGCTCGGCGGCACCGCCCTCCAGCTCGCCCACCTGCTGGCCGACTGGCCCGGCCGGGTCGTCTACCGGTACGGGGCCATGGAGTTCACCGGCCCCTACGTCTCCTCGGTCGCCGCCCTCGCGCTGGCGCTGACCGGGGCCGCGTTCTGCTGGCTGCTGGTGTGGCGGGTCAGGGCGCGGCGGTGGACGGCGGCCACCCCGGCCGACGCGGCCCTCTGCGCGGTCCTGCTGTTCACCGTCACCAGCCGGGTGATCAGCCCCCAGTACCTGATCTGGCTGCTCGGCCTGGCCGCCGTCTGCCTCACCTCGCGCCACACCTGCCAGCGGCCGGTGGCGCTCCTGCTGCTGCCCACCGCGGCCCTGAGCGCGCTCGTCTTCCCGACGCTGTACGACCAGGTGATGGCCGGGACCGCGGCCGGGACCGCCCTGATGGTCGTGCGCAACTCCCTGCTGCTGACGGCCGCGCTGCTGTCCGGACGGCGGCTGTGGACGGCGACGGCCGCGGGGCCGGTGCGCCGGGCGGGCCGGGAGAACGCGTGA
- a CDS encoding ABC transporter ATP-binding protein codes for MADSTPAVTGAPTALGAPTVVADDVHVIYKVNGGSTKGRGSATSALSRITSRRAAPGVREVHAVKGVSFVARKGEAIGLIGSNGSGKSTLLKAVAGLLPAARGKIFTQGQPSLLGVNAALMNDLTGERNVTLGGLAMGMSREEVRDRYDDIVEFSGINEKGDFISLPMRTYSSGMGARLRFSIAAAKSHDVLLIDEALSTGDARFQRRSQERIEELRAEAGTVFLVSHSNGTIRQTCDRAIWLESGVLRMDGPAEEVVAAYEEYTKKK; via the coding sequence GTGGCTGACAGCACTCCCGCCGTGACCGGCGCTCCCACCGCGCTCGGCGCCCCCACCGTGGTCGCCGACGACGTCCACGTCATCTACAAGGTCAACGGCGGCTCCACCAAGGGCCGGGGCAGCGCGACCTCCGCGCTCAGCCGGATCACCTCCCGGCGCGCCGCCCCGGGCGTCCGCGAGGTGCACGCCGTCAAGGGCGTCAGCTTCGTCGCCCGCAAGGGCGAGGCGATCGGACTGATCGGCTCCAACGGCTCGGGCAAGTCGACCCTGCTCAAGGCCGTCGCCGGGCTGCTCCCGGCCGCCCGCGGGAAGATCTTCACCCAGGGGCAGCCGTCACTGCTCGGCGTCAACGCGGCGCTGATGAACGACCTGACCGGCGAGCGCAACGTCACCCTGGGCGGGCTCGCCATGGGCATGTCGCGCGAGGAGGTCCGGGACCGCTACGACGACATCGTCGAGTTCTCCGGGATCAACGAGAAGGGCGACTTCATCTCGCTGCCGATGCGCACCTACTCCTCCGGCATGGGCGCCCGGCTCCGCTTCTCCATCGCCGCCGCCAAGTCCCACGACGTCCTCCTGATCGACGAGGCGCTCTCCACCGGCGACGCCCGCTTCCAGCGGCGCAGCCAGGAGCGGATCGAGGAGCTGCGCGCCGAGGCGGGCACCGTCTTCCTGGTCAGCCACAGCAACGGCACCATCAGGCAGACCTGCGACCGCGCCATCTGGCTGGAGTCCGGGGTGCTGCGGATGGACGGCCCGGCCGAGGAAGTGGTGGCGGCGTACGAGGAGTACACCAAGAAGAAATAG
- a CDS encoding ABC transporter permease, protein MSQTAAPPAPQAPAQDTRPADPDQGLSAEELAAKYGLTVSGARPSLRDYVHQLWERRHFISAFATAKLTAQYSEAKLGQIWQLMTPLLNATVYYFIFGILMGTKQGVPDYIPFLVTGVFIWTFTANSIMTGTRAITGNMGLVRALHFPRASLPIALALQQLQQLLFSIAALGIILVCVGVYPSPSWLLAVPALVLQAMFNTGLSLAMARVASKTPDVSQLMPFILRTWMYVSGVMWSLPQLMTRSSLPHGVVKVLEYNPAAVYIDLMRFSLIHSFKAKQLPDHVWAVAGGWAVLALVAGFIYFWKAEEKYGRG, encoded by the coding sequence GTGAGCCAGACCGCAGCACCGCCCGCCCCGCAGGCCCCCGCGCAGGACACCCGGCCCGCCGACCCCGACCAGGGGCTGAGCGCCGAAGAACTGGCCGCCAAGTACGGCCTCACCGTCAGCGGCGCCCGCCCGTCGCTGCGCGACTACGTGCACCAGCTCTGGGAACGGCGCCACTTCATCTCGGCGTTCGCCACCGCCAAGCTGACCGCGCAGTACAGCGAGGCGAAGCTGGGTCAGATCTGGCAGCTGATGACCCCGCTGCTGAACGCGACGGTCTACTACTTCATCTTCGGCATCCTGATGGGCACCAAGCAGGGCGTCCCGGACTACATCCCGTTCCTGGTCACCGGCGTCTTCATCTGGACCTTCACCGCCAACTCGATCATGACGGGCACCCGGGCCATCACCGGCAACATGGGCCTGGTGCGGGCGCTGCACTTCCCCCGTGCCTCGCTGCCCATCGCCCTGGCGCTCCAGCAGCTCCAGCAGCTGCTGTTCTCCATCGCCGCGCTCGGCATCATCCTGGTCTGCGTCGGCGTCTACCCGTCGCCGTCCTGGCTGCTCGCCGTGCCCGCGCTGGTCCTGCAGGCCATGTTCAACACCGGTCTGTCGCTGGCGATGGCCCGGGTGGCGAGCAAGACCCCGGACGTCTCCCAGCTGATGCCGTTCATCCTGCGCACCTGGATGTACGTCTCGGGCGTCATGTGGAGCCTGCCGCAGCTGATGACCCGCAGCTCGCTGCCGCACGGCGTGGTGAAGGTGCTGGAGTACAACCCGGCCGCCGTCTACATCGACCTCATGCGCTTCTCGCTGATCCACAGCTTCAAGGCGAAGCAGCTCCCGGACCACGTGTGGGCCGTCGCGGGCGGCTGGGCGGTCCTCGCCCTCGTCGCCGGATTCATCTACTTCTGGAAGGCAGAGGAGAAGTACGGCCGTGGCTGA
- a CDS encoding TetR/AcrR family transcriptional regulator, with product MTNSAAPDPAETQRRAPAGAAVLRSDVTEAIRAAVFEELAAVGFARMSIEGIARRAGVGKTAVYRRWKSKLSLVLDLVSAFAEQGLPVPHTGSLYGDIRALLAVASLALRHPVASQVIPDLLVESMRHPEIADAIKEALLDGQKGVAAVVVREAVERGELPAGADPDRALDLIVGPLYWRLVVVRGGLPKGYLDDLATSAVAALKATG from the coding sequence ATGACCAATTCCGCCGCCCCCGACCCCGCCGAAACCCAGCGCCGCGCTCCGGCCGGAGCCGCCGTGCTGCGCTCCGACGTGACGGAGGCCATCCGCGCCGCCGTGTTCGAGGAGCTGGCGGCGGTCGGGTTCGCCCGGATGTCGATCGAGGGCATCGCGCGCCGCGCCGGAGTGGGCAAGACGGCGGTCTACCGCCGCTGGAAGTCCAAGCTCAGCCTGGTCCTGGACCTGGTGTCCGCGTTCGCGGAACAGGGGCTGCCGGTGCCGCACACCGGCTCGCTGTACGGCGACATCCGGGCGCTGCTCGCGGTCGCCTCGCTGGCCCTGCGCCACCCGGTCGCCTCCCAGGTGATCCCCGACCTCCTGGTCGAGTCGATGCGCCACCCGGAGATCGCCGACGCCATCAAGGAGGCGCTGCTCGACGGCCAGAAGGGCGTCGCCGCCGTCGTGGTGCGCGAGGCGGTGGAGCGCGGCGAACTCCCGGCGGGCGCCGACCCCGACCGGGCGCTCGACCTGATCGTGGGGCCGCTGTACTGGCGTCTGGTGGTCGTCCGGGGCGGGCTGCCGAAGGGCTATCTGGACGACCTGGCGACCTCGGCGGTGGCGGCCCTGAAGGCGACGGGCTGA